The Lysobacter enzymogenes DNA segment GGCAGGTCGCGCTGAACTGAGCGCTCCCGCCGCGGCCGGCATCGCCACCGCGACGCGCGTGCAATGCGCGCGTCGCGGGCAGGGCCGATAATGGCCGCCCGCCCCGACCGCCGGCCTCCCCTCGCATGACCATCCTCGTCACCGGCGCCGCCGGCTTCATCGGCGCCAACGTCTGCCGCGCGCTGCGCGCCCAGGGCCGCGCCGTGGTCGGCCTGGACAACTACAACGACTATTACGACCCGCAGATCAAGCGCGACCGGGTCGCCGCGCTGTGCCCGGACGTGGACATCCGCGCGCTCGACCTGACCGACCGCGACGGCCTGGCCGCGCTGTTCGACGAAGCCGGCATCGAGCGCGTGGTGCACCTGGCCGCGCAGGCCGGCGTGCGCTACTCGCTGAGCAATCCGCACGCCTACGTCGACAGCAACCTGGTCGGCTTCGTCAACCTGCTGGAACTGTGCCGCCACCGCGGCGTGCAGCACCTGGCTTATGCCTCGTCCTCGTCGGTGTACGGCGATTCGGCGACGCCGCCGTTCTCCGAGGACCAGCGCATCGACAAGCCGCGCTCGCTGTACGCGGCGACCAAGGCCGCCAACGAGCTGATGGCCTACACCTACGCCCAGCTCTACGGCCTGCGCGCCACCGGCCTGCGCTTCTTCACCGTGTACGGCCCGTGGGGCCGGCCGGACATGGCGCCGCTGCTGTTCTCGCGCGCGGTCCTGGCCGGACGCCCGATCGAGGTGTTCAACCACGGCAAGATGCGCCGCGACTTCACCTACATCGACGACATCGTCGCCGGCGTGATCGGCGCGCTGGACCACCCGCCGCAGGACGCTCCGCCGCACCGGGTGTTCAACCTCGGCAACCACACCCCGGTCGAGCTGGAGCGCTTCATCCAGGTCATCGAGGACGCCGCGGGCCGGCCGGCACAGAAAATCTACAAGCCGATGCAGCCCGGCGACATGGTCGAAACCATGGCCGACACCGCCCGCGCCCAGGCCGCCTTCGGCTTCGAGCCGGCGACCTCGATCGAGACCGGCCTGCCCGGCGTGGTCGCGTGGTGCCGCGACTATTTCGGCGACAATGCCTGATATTGGCCTGCGTTCAGCGACGTTGCGCAAGGTTTGACCGACCTTTCGCCGCCGATTGCGGATTCCGACCGATTCTGAACAACCCCAGGCGTAAGCTTCGCGGTTTGCGCCGGCGGCGTGGGCGCGGACAATAAATACTTAACGTTTATGCAGTCTGCTACGCGCTCTGTGCACGTCGCCGACATGGCCCCCGGTGCCCGCCGGACGTCCCCGGAATTTCCTCGAGCGTCATCCATGACCCAAACCCCACAACTGTCGGTCGTCGTCCCGGTGTTCAACGAACAGGACAACGTCGCGCCCCTGGTCCAGGAAATCACCGCCGCGCTGCGCGGCGTGACCGATTTCGAGATCGTCTACGTGGACGACCACTCCCGCGACGGCACCCTGGCGGCGCTGGAAGCGCTCAAGGCCGGCGTGCCCGAGCTGCGCGTGCTGCACCACGTGACCCAGAGCGGGCAGAGCACCGCGGTGCGCAGCGGGGTCAAGGCCGCGCGTGGGGCCTGGATCGCCACCCTCGACGGCGACGGCCAGAACGACCCGGCCGACATCCCCAAGCTGCTGGCCAAGCGCGCCGAATCCGCGCAGCAGTTCAAGCTGTTCGCCGGCTGGCGGGTCAACCGCCAGGACTCGGGCAGCAAACGCTGGGCCTCGAAGTGGGCCAACGCGATCCGCAGCCGCATGCTGCGCGACGACACCCCCGACACCGGCTGCGGCATCAAACTGTTCGAGCGCGCCGCGTTCCTGGAACTGCCGTACTTCGACCACATGCACCGCTACCTGCCGGCGCTGATGCAACGCGCCGGCTACCAGACCGTGAGCGTGCCGGTGAACCACCGCGCGCGCGGCGCCGGCGTGTCCAAGTACAACAATCTCAACCGCGCCCTGGTCGGCATCAGCGACCTGCGCGGGGTGGCCTGGCTGATCCGCCGCGGCAAGCTGACCCAGATCGTCGAACGCTGACCGGACCCCGCCATGGATTTCATGAATTCGCCGATCGAATGGCTGAACTGGACCGGCCTGCACATGTCGCCGTGGAAGCTCATCGGCCTGGTCGGCGCGGTGATGTTCGGCGGCCGCTGGCTGGTCCAGTTCGTCGCCAGCAAGCGCATGGGCAAGCCGGTGATCCCGCGGGCGTTCTGGTACATGAGCCTGGTCGGCAGCGCGATGACCCTGAGCTACTTCCTGTTCTCGCAGAAGCAGGACTCGGTCGGCGTGATCCAGAACCTGTTCCCGGCGTTCACCGCCGCCTACAGCCTGTACCTGGACATCAAGCACCGCGGCTGGAAACGCGACCGCGCCGGCCACTGACCCGGGGCGTTCGTCAGTCCAGCGCCTCGCAGCCGGGCGGCAGCGCCACCCAGGCGTGGCGCCGGTCGCCGTAGACCGACACCGTCGGCGGCGGCGGAAACGCCGGATCGGCGAACGCGCCGGCCGCGACCAGGACGATCCCGGGCAGCGCATCGGGCCGCCAGAACACGGTCGAGCCGCACTGCGGGCAAAAACCGAACCGGGCCACGTTGCCGCTGTCGCCGGCCTGGGCGTAGCCGCTGAACCGGCCGCGGATCGCGACCGCCGCCTCCGGGTAGCGCACCTGGTAGCCGAACGCGCTGCCGGTGCGGCGCTGGCAGGCCAGGCAATGGCAGATCGAGATCCGCAGCGGCTCGCCCTCGCAGTCCAGGCTGAGCTGGCCGCAGGCGCACGAAGCTGTGCGACGGCTCATCGGCGTCCTCCTCACACGGGGCCGGGCGCCCCCGGCCATGGCCTCACACCGGCGCGCGGGCGCCAAGTGCTTGTTCCGGCGAAAATTCGCCGGCATAATGCGCGGCTCGCTGTGTCCGGCGCATCCCTTGTGGAGGCCCGGGCGGTCCCGGAAGCGCGATTCCGGCCGCCAAGGTGCAGACGAGGTTTCCACCCGTATCGCGCGGTGCATGCATTCGAATGCGGATGCCGGCATCGGGGCCGCCGCCTCCCTGGCTAAGGGAAGCAACCAACCTTTAGAGGTGCGCAATGTCCCGCGTATGCCAAGTAACGGGCAAGCGAACGACGACCGGCAACAACGTCTCGCATGCCATGAACAAGACCCGCCGCCGTTTCCTCCCCAACCTGCACGAGCGCCGTTTCTGGGTCGCCAGTGAGAACCGTTGGGTGAAGCTGCGCGTTTCCGCCCACGCCCTGCGCACCATCGACAAGAACGGCATCGACGCCGTCCTCGCCGAGCTGCGCGCCCGCGGCGAAAAGATCTAAGGAGGATCGACCATGGCTTCCAAGCGCGACAAGATCCGCCTGATCTCGACGGCGAACACCGGTCACTTCTACACGACCGACAAGAACAAGAAGAACACCCCGGGCAAGATGGAGATCAAGAAGTACGATCCCGTCGTCCGCAAGCACGTGATCTACAAGGAAGGCAAGATCAAGTGACGCAATGGCGCGTTCGCGCGCAGCGCGAACGCCTTTGCCATTGCGTCATCCCCGCGAACGCGGGGATCCAGAGCCTTCAGAGACAACCCGCCTACCCGGCGGGTTTTCTTTTGAGCGAAAGGCCGCCCATCCCAATGCGCCCGTTCGCGCGCAGCGCGAACGCCTTTGCCATTGCGTCATCCCCGCGAACGCGGGGATCCAGAGCCTTCAGAGAGGACCCGCCCTACCCGGCGGGTTTTCTTTTGGGCGCGAAGACGTGAGCCCGTTGGCGGGGCATCGTGCTTGCGATGCGATCCGCCACCCCGCGGTCGCGGCTTGCGCCGCTCCTGCAGGATGCCCATCGCGCTTCGCGGCGATCGGAGCCTGCGACGAACCTGCCTGCACGGCGGGTTTTCTTTTGCTCGATGGCGGGAGCCCATCGCCAGGACGTCGTGCTTGCGGCGCGATCTGCCGCTTCGCGGTCGCGGCTTGCGCCGCTCCTACAGGGCGCTTACCCGCCTTCGCGGAGAACCGGTTGCGGCTGTAGGAACGGCGCAAGCCGCGACCGCGACACCCCGCACCCACGACGCAAGCGGCCGCCGCAACGAACGTGGGAGGGACGTCGGCCTCAACGCTATCGTCCGCGCCCGCCCGGCTTTCGCAACGACGCGAGCCGACCGCAACGCATCGGAGCCGAAGCCCCTCCCACCGATTCCGACTCACTCCGTCACGGCACCACGCCGCCGAAGTAGCTCGACACCTGCGGCCAGATCAACTGCATCTTCACTCCGCGATTGGGCGCGGCCGCGTTGCAGTTGCCGCCGAAGTGGTGCAGCGCCACCACCTTGTGCGAAGAACGCGCCAGCACCGGCGAGCCGGAGTTGCCGCCTTCGGTGTCGCAGTAATAGCCCGCGTCGGTATCGGTGCCGTAGCCGTCGGCATCGGCGTCGATGACCTTGCAACGGCCGCCGCCGTCGCGGTCGCTGACCACCGACAGTTCCTTCATGCGCGTGTCGGGATGGCCGCTGATGTAGATCTCCTCGCCGACCACCGGCTTGCGCACGTCCAGGCTCAGGTAGCCGAAGCTGGAAATGCTGGCGAAGTTCTTCACCGTCAGCAGGGTGTAGTCCAGGGTCTGGTTGGTCTTGAGCATCCGGTCGCCGGCGACTTTCGTCAGCGCGCCGCTGGTGGTGCCGGCGCAGGTCGTGGCCTGGTAGTTGAACCAGAACTCCGAGCCGGCCACGTCGGCGGCGCTGTCCAGGCAGTGGTTGTTGGTGAAGATGCGGTTGTCCGGCCCGACCCGCCACGCGGTGCACCACTTGGTGCCGTTGAGCAGGATCAGCGCGACCGGCTTGGAGCGCGCCACCGCGGTGGCGTCGGTGCTGGCGTAGCAGGCGACCGGACGGCTGTCCTTGGTGCCGCAGATCGACTTGGCCGAGCCGCCGCCGTTGAGCAGCCCGGCGTCGCTGAGCTCGCCCATCATCGCCTGCGGAAAGCCTTCGTCGTAGCGCGCCACGCGCACGCCGTGGTGCGGCGCCCACGGTTCGGTCGGCGTGCCGGTCAGACGCAGCACCGCGGTGTCGCCGGCCACCGACATCGCGCCGAAGCGGGTCTTGCCGTCTTCGCCGAGCGCGGCGTCGACCGTGTAGCGGCCCAGATCGCCCTTGCGGTAGCGATGGACCTCGCTGCGCTTGGGATCGGACACTTCCAGCACCACGCCCGCGGGCAGGTCGAACTGGGCGAAATGCACCTTGATGTAGGCCGCGTCGGCGGCGTGGATCTTCACCGGCGCCGACCACGCGGATTTGGACAGGCCCGATTGCGCGCCCAGGCGCAGATCGATCGCGCGCGACTGGCCCGCCAGCGACGGCCCCGGCGTCGTATCGGCGGCCAGCGCCGGCGTCGCCAGCATCCAGCCCAACAGCGCGACGGCCAGCGCGCGCGGTGCGGCATTCGAAAGTTTCATCGTCGTCTCCGTGTTGCGATTCGGCGCTCTCCGCAAATCCGCGACCGGTCTGCAGGCGCCGCGAACGAGCTTGCACAGCCGCGAGCGCGCACGGACGCCGCGCGCGCGGCGCGAACCGCATCGAAGCGTGACCGGCATCGGATTCGCCCGGCGGATGTCGCGAACTTGAATCCAGCGCAAGCCGGCGCTGTGCGCGCGGTGTTAACGCGAAGCGATGATGCGGCAAAGAAAAACCCGCGCGATCGCGCGGGTTTTTCCGACCGTTCGTACGCGCGCGAGCGCGTCGCGCGCCGGCCTCAGGGAATCACGCCGCCGAAATGCGTCGACACCTGCGGCCAGATCAGCGAGATCTTCGCGCCGGAATTGAAGCAGCCGCCGAAGTGGTGCAGCGCCAGCACCTTGCCGCTGGAACGCGCGATCACCGGCGAGCCCGAGCTGCCGCCTTCGGTGTCGCAGTAATAGCCCACGTCGCTGTTGGCGGCGTTGCCGGTGACGCTGGGCGCGTCGACGCGGCACTTGCCGGTGCTGTTCTGGGTGTCGGCGACGCTGAGCTCCTTCATCCGCCCGCCCGGATGGCCGGCGATGAAGATGCCTTCGTTGGCGACCGCCGCGCGCGGATCCAGGCCCAGCGAACCGAAGCTGGCGATATTGGCGAAGTTGTTCACCGTGAACAGAGTGTAGTCCAGGGTGACGTCGGTCTTGAGCAACTGCGCGCCGGTCACCTTGGTCACCGTCGCCTGCGCGCCGGTGCAGCTGCTGCGCTGGTAATTGAACCAGAACTCGGCGCCGGCCACGCCGGCGGCGGTGCTGATGCAGTGGTTGTTGGTGAACATGCGGTTCTGCGAGCTCACCCGCCACGCGGTGCACAGGCTGCCGCCGCTCATGACCGCGCGCGCCACCGGCTTGGAGGCGTTGAAGGCCTGGGTGTCGCTGGTCGAGTAGCAGGCCGCGGCCTGCTTGTTGTCGGTGCCGCAGATCGACTTGGCGCCGACGTTCGTGCTCAGCAGCCCTTCGTTCTGCAGCTCCGGCAGCATGTCCTCCGGATAGCCTTCCAGATAGCGCGAGACCTTGACCCCGTGATCCTTGCGCCACGGCTCGCGCGCGCTGCCGACCAGGCGCAGCACCGCGACCGGTCCGGAGATCGACATCGCCGAGAAGCGGGTCTTGCCGTCTTCGCCGAGATCGGCCGCGACGGTGTGGCCGTCGCGGTGATCGGCGCTGTAGCGGTAGACCTCGCGGCCGTCGGGGCTGGCGACTTCCAGGGTCACGCCCGCCGGCAGCGAGAAGTGTTCGAAGTGCACCTTGATGAAGGACGCGTCGGGCGTGCGGATTTCCACCGCCTTGGCGCCCGCGTCGACGCCGGCGCGGCCGACCCGGCCGGGCTGCGCGCCCAGTTGCAGGTCGGCGGCGCGCACGTCGGCGATCTTGATCGGCGCCGACGCGCCGGGCGCGGTCTGCGCGGCGGCCGACAGCGACAGGCACAGTGCGCTGGCAAGCAGCGCGGGCGCGAGCAGTTTGGGCATTGCGTGGTTCATTCGCTGGTCCCTCCTGGGATGTGGCGGCGCGAACACGACACGAGGCGATGAAGCGGACAGGCGCGCGCCGCCGCGCCGCGCGACAAGCGCGGCGGACGGCGTGGCGAGTGCTGGCGCCGGGGCGGTTGTTGAGGTGGCGCACGGCAAGAGGCCCTGCCGTGCGCGGGCGACCTTGGCAAATGCCGTCGGGGCAAACCGTGATCGCAGTGGAGTCCGCGGCGCGCCGACGGCGGTGCGTGGCGGAACCTTGATAGGCCGCTCAGCGCGACTGTGGCGCGGGTGGAGGGCGTTCAGGGCGTTGCGGGTGAAGGGGTGCGCGTTGCGGCAGGACAGCAATGCTTGAGTGGGTGGGAATGGGGGTTCGGAGTCGGAGTCGGAGTCGGAGTCGGAGTCGGGAGTCGGGAGTCGGGAGTCGGGAGTCGGGATTCGGGATTCGGGATTCGGGTTATTGGAAATCGTTTGCGCGACAGCGCGACGGCGCCTTTGCCGTCATCCCCGCGAAAGCGGGGATCCAGAGACTTCAGCGCCATGTCGCGATGAAGCCCTGGATCCCCGCCTTCGCGGGGATGACGTCCTGGCAGGAGCGCCAGCGGTTGTGGAATGACGTTCTCGCAGGAGCGCCGGCGATCGTGGGAGGGCCTTCAGACCCGACGCTTTCCGCCCGGTTCGCCAACCCCCGGTTCGCCCGACGTTTCGATGCGCCCAACCACCGCACCGCACCGACAGCGCTGCGGCCAAAGTCGCATCCCCTCCCCCGGCCCGCCCTCGTCACCGAAGCCGTACACTCGACCGACCTCACCACCCCGGCACCCGCGCCCTTGATCCCCGGCTGGATCCTGCTGCTGGTTTCGGCCGGCTACGTCGGCCTGCTGTTCGCGGTCGCCTATTACGGCGACCAGCGCGAGCGTTCGCCGCGCGCGCGCTGGCTGCGCACGGCCGTGTATTCGCTGGCGCTGGCGGTGTACTGCTCGTCGTGGACCTTCTACGGCGCGGTCGGCACCGCCGCGCGCACCGGCCTGGGCTTCCTGCCGATCTACCTCGGCCCGCTGCTGATGCTGGCCTTCGGCTGGCGCATCCTCGAACGCCTGGTGCTGATCTCCGGCGAACACCGCATCGTCTCCATCGCCGACTTCCTGTCCTCGCGCTACGGCCGCGCACCGGGCCTGGCCGCGCTGGTCGCGGCGGTCGCGCTGACCGCGGCCGTGCCGTACGTCGCGCTGCAGTTCAAGGCGGTGGCGATGAGCGTGCAGGTGCTGGCCGGGGTGCCCGCCGACGCCGGCCTGCTCGCCGATCCGGCGTTCTACGTGGCGATGATGCTGGCGGTGTTCGCGATCCTGTTCGGCACCCGCCGGGTCGACGCCACCGAGCACCACCACGGCATGGTCCTGGCGGTGGCGCTGGAATCGCTGGTCAAGCTGATCGCCTTCGTCGCCATCGGCGTGTTCGCCCTGGTCCATCTGCCG contains these protein-coding regions:
- a CDS encoding NAD-dependent epimerase/dehydratase family protein — protein: MTILVTGAAGFIGANVCRALRAQGRAVVGLDNYNDYYDPQIKRDRVAALCPDVDIRALDLTDRDGLAALFDEAGIERVVHLAAQAGVRYSLSNPHAYVDSNLVGFVNLLELCRHRGVQHLAYASSSSVYGDSATPPFSEDQRIDKPRSLYAATKAANELMAYTYAQLYGLRATGLRFFTVYGPWGRPDMAPLLFSRAVLAGRPIEVFNHGKMRRDFTYIDDIVAGVIGALDHPPQDAPPHRVFNLGNHTPVELERFIQVIEDAAGRPAQKIYKPMQPGDMVETMADTARAQAAFGFEPATSIETGLPGVVAWCRDYFGDNA
- a CDS encoding glycosyltransferase family 2 protein translates to MTQTPQLSVVVPVFNEQDNVAPLVQEITAALRGVTDFEIVYVDDHSRDGTLAALEALKAGVPELRVLHHVTQSGQSTAVRSGVKAARGAWIATLDGDGQNDPADIPKLLAKRAESAQQFKLFAGWRVNRQDSGSKRWASKWANAIRSRMLRDDTPDTGCGIKLFERAAFLELPYFDHMHRYLPALMQRAGYQTVSVPVNHRARGAGVSKYNNLNRALVGISDLRGVAWLIRRGKLTQIVER
- a CDS encoding lipid-A-disaccharide synthase N-terminal domain-containing protein → MDFMNSPIEWLNWTGLHMSPWKLIGLVGAVMFGGRWLVQFVASKRMGKPVIPRAFWYMSLVGSAMTLSYFLFSQKQDSVGVIQNLFPAFTAAYSLYLDIKHRGWKRDRAGH
- a CDS encoding GFA family protein — translated: MSRRTASCACGQLSLDCEGEPLRISICHCLACQRRTGSAFGYQVRYPEAAVAIRGRFSGYAQAGDSGNVARFGFCPQCGSTVFWRPDALPGIVLVAAGAFADPAFPPPPTVSVYGDRRHAWVALPPGCEALD
- the rpmB gene encoding 50S ribosomal protein L28, encoding MSRVCQVTGKRTTTGNNVSHAMNKTRRRFLPNLHERRFWVASENRWVKLRVSAHALRTIDKNGIDAVLAELRARGEKI
- the rpmG gene encoding 50S ribosomal protein L33, with amino-acid sequence MASKRDKIRLISTANTGHFYTTDKNKKNTPGKMEIKKYDPVVRKHVIYKEGKIK
- a CDS encoding trypsin-like serine peptidase translates to MKLSNAAPRALAVALLGWMLATPALAADTTPGPSLAGQSRAIDLRLGAQSGLSKSAWSAPVKIHAADAAYIKVHFAQFDLPAGVVLEVSDPKRSEVHRYRKGDLGRYTVDAALGEDGKTRFGAMSVAGDTAVLRLTGTPTEPWAPHHGVRVARYDEGFPQAMMGELSDAGLLNGGGSAKSICGTKDSRPVACYASTDATAVARSKPVALILLNGTKWCTAWRVGPDNRIFTNNHCLDSAADVAGSEFWFNYQATTCAGTTSGALTKVAGDRMLKTNQTLDYTLLTVKNFASISSFGYLSLDVRKPVVGEEIYISGHPDTRMKELSVVSDRDGGGRCKVIDADADGYGTDTDAGYYCDTEGGNSGSPVLARSSHKVVALHHFGGNCNAAAPNRGVKMQLIWPQVSSYFGGVVP
- a CDS encoding trypsin-like serine peptidase; its protein translation is MPKLLAPALLASALCLSLSAAAQTAPGASAPIKIADVRAADLQLGAQPGRVGRAGVDAGAKAVEIRTPDASFIKVHFEHFSLPAGVTLEVASPDGREVYRYSADHRDGHTVAADLGEDGKTRFSAMSISGPVAVLRLVGSAREPWRKDHGVKVSRYLEGYPEDMLPELQNEGLLSTNVGAKSICGTDNKQAAACYSTSDTQAFNASKPVARAVMSGGSLCTAWRVSSQNRMFTNNHCISTAAGVAGAEFWFNYQRSSCTGAQATVTKVTGAQLLKTDVTLDYTLFTVNNFANIASFGSLGLDPRAAVANEGIFIAGHPGGRMKELSVADTQNSTGKCRVDAPSVTGNAANSDVGYYCDTEGGSSGSPVIARSSGKVLALHHFGGCFNSGAKISLIWPQVSTHFGGVIP